In Heptranchias perlo isolate sHepPer1 chromosome 7, sHepPer1.hap1, whole genome shotgun sequence, a genomic segment contains:
- the rprma gene encoding LOW QUALITY PROTEIN: protein reprimo A (The sequence of the model RefSeq protein was modified relative to this genomic sequence to represent the inferred CDS: deleted 1 base in 1 codon) → MRQQKPPVQSQLGTRYQEVAAMNSTLVNQTESAVYFNRTDSLDTMIRCCNDNYSSVVTDDGFVLTAPDERNLYIMRVVQIAVMCVLSLTVVFGIFFLGCNLLIKSEGMINFLVKDRRPSKEVEAVMVGPY, encoded by the exons ATGCGCCAGCAGAAGCCACCTGTTCAATCACAACTTGGGACTCGATATCAAGAAGTT GCAGCAATGAATTCGACACTCGTGAATCAGACTGAGAGCGCGGTGTACTTTAACCGGACCGATTCTCTGGACACGATGATCAGATGCTGTAACGATAACTATTCCTCGGTGGTGACAGACGACGGCTTCGTGCTGACCGCTCCCGATGAGAGAAACCTTTACATCATGAGAGTGGTCCAAATCGCTGTGATgtgtgtcttatctctcactgtcgtCTTTGGGATATTTTTCCTCGGCTGCAATTTGCTCATCAAATCAGAAGGGATGATCAACTTTTTGGTGAAGGATAGGAGGCCGTCCAAAGAGGTAGAAGCGGTTATGGTCGGTCCTTATTAG